The following are from one region of the Penaeus monodon isolate SGIC_2016 chromosome 19, NSTDA_Pmon_1, whole genome shotgun sequence genome:
- the LOC119585201 gene encoding uncharacterized protein LOC119585201 has protein sequence MPVEPSCCTFVVSVIIGLGWVVGAVMALAYLSDTDGLFVLVVMSVMFICGATFWYIYRERGGEADSPDEDESLEGEEAAGQEERPSAASEEPPLEDAPPPYETVILLPPSYEQLYSNDLISSSDLTKAKSNTRLSCPDVVPES, from the exons ATGCCAGTGGAACCATCATGCTGTACGTTCGTGGTGTCCGTAATCATTGGCCTGGGATGGGTCGTTGGTGCTGTGATGGCCTTGGCGTATCTTAGTGACACTGACGGACTTTTCGTGTTGGTTGTGATGTCTGTCATGTTCATATGTGGGGCGACGTTTTGGTACATCTACAGGGAGCGTGGCGGCGAAGCGGACTCACCCGATGAG GACGAGTCCCTGGAGGGCGAGGAGGCCGCGGGGCAGGAGGAGCGCCCTTCGGCAGCCAGCGAGGAGCCGCCGCTCGAAGACGCCCCCCCGCCTTACGAGACTGtgatcctccttcctccttcgtacGAGCAGCTCTACAGCAACGACCTCATATCGTCCAGTGACCTTACCAAAGCCAAGTCCAACACTCGCCTCTCGTGCCCTGACGTGGTGCCCGAGTCGTGA